AGAATGTTCCGAAAAGGAGGTATAATCGTAAGGAGTCCATCGGTAGGTCTGACGTTTAATCCAGAACTCAAAAACAGACTTTTTCTTTTCTCCTTCTTGATTTTTCTCTTTCTGCTGCGAAAACGTCGGATCCGTTTGCAAAGAATAGATACAAAGAAAAATCCAAATTCCAAAATAACGTTTCCGAAAAAGGAAACAGAGTAAATTTTCTCTCATCTTTTCCCCCATCGTTTGATTTCCTCGAAAAAAGCTGCGAGCGCCGTTACGAGAAAAATTCAATATTAGAGTTGTTGAAAAATTAATTCTCCATTTGTTTTTGTTTCACTGAAATAGAAGCAGTTTTGTTGATCCTCACAATTGAATTTTTCAACAACTCTATTAATAATTTCTTGAGGATTTTGGAAATCATTTATTGAGTTTGTATAGGCGCCCGGCTCTTTTTCTCATTTTTTCGTGAAAGAAACAATTAAAAAGAAGGGTATATTTTTTTTGAAAGCTGAGCGGAATTACATAATTGGATTCTCCAAATCAGAAGTATATTTTGATTGTGGATAGGATCGAAAATTCGAACAACTTCTTTTTAACTTGAATTCTATCAGGGAAGATGTCCAAAAGCCTTTTTCGATTCAAGAACCTTTCGCATTTTCGAATCAAACAGATCGTAACGTTTTGAGGAAGCAATTACTTTCTTACTTCGAAAATCAACTTTGCATTTTGAAAGAAAATTTGGAATCCTTTCTTGTTTCTTGGGTGAGATAGAATTCGGGCCCAAAAATAAGGTTTGTAAATTCTTGAATTGTCCGATTTCCTTAAAAAGAATTGTGAATTGGCTATTACGCGAATACAAAATTCAAGTTCTTGTTAGGCTTTTATAAGATCCAACTTCAGCTTCTTATGTACAAACGCAAAAGAAAAAAGTAAAATGAAGATTTTGATTTTATGTAAATAATTGTGAGTTAAGCGAAATTCAATTTCACATTCTCCGCAATATCCTTATTCCACTCAGAATTATATAATAGAGTGTTCAATAATTCGTGATTCTATCACCGACCTAAATTTTCACATTTTCAAAAATTCGATAACTCATAGAAAAATCGGTTTCCTTCCATAAATATATTCGTATCCGAACCTTTACAACAACTTCATTTTACCCGTTATGATTCCGATAAAAAAACGCCACATCGGATCCCAAGGGACCCGAAAATACGAAGAGCCAAAATCCCCTTATATTAAAGTTTTAGAAAGAAAAAGTTTTGAAAATTACAAAGAAGGAATTGATTTCTTTCTATTCGTTCTTACATATTATAGAACTCAAAGAAACGATCAACTCCCTAAACACAGATCGTTCGTTCGGCTGAACCTATCGGAAATTCGATCGAAAAGTTAAAATCCAAAAAAAGAATTATTCATACCATCCCTTTGGAAAATAGAATACCATTAATTTGAGCACAAAGTTTAGACGCAGGATTTTGGACACTCTATTATGCAGAGATGAATAAAAGCTACTTACTCTGATCTAGTTCTTGCACAAACGTAATCTGTAAGAATGAATTTCTAAGTAGGTTCTAGCATAATAACATTAGGAACTACTAATAACCCCACTTGTAACAAATTCCATTTTTATTAAAACATCTGTCTTTATTATTTAACGCCAAACATTCATTTTTTCCTTGAAAATTCTCCAATCCTGTAAGACCACTTTTAAGGGTTTTCACAGATCTTGTATGAGCTTGTACCACACGTTGGCAAGTCGGACCATCCTGATTGAGTGGAATACATTTTACATCATTCGCTCCGATCGTACAAAACAAACTTCTTCCGTTGGAATAAACGATTTTTGTCTGCTTTTCATTCAAAATATTGTGATAATCTTCAAAGTCCACCGTCGAAAAAACGGGAGTAAATCCAAGATTGGATTTAGCAGAACCTTTTGAAACGCAGGAAAGCCTCATCGTTTTTCCTGGATTTCTGACTTCAGTAGCACAAAGAGAATAACCATCCTTTCTCATCAGGCCCTTAGCCTCCATGAGTCGGGTCACATAATTAAATCCAGTCGATGATTCGTATTGTTTCTGACTTGGAAAATTGTAACACCGAACGGAACTCTTGAGCTGATTCTTAGGAAGGTAACAAAAATCTTGTATCAAAGGATTCATAATTCTTATACTAGCGATTACGTCGCTGTTGCTATTCCCCATCAGATCTGTTATTTGTACATGATTAGAAAATTGCTGATTACCCAAAGACCACCAGCAATTCAAATCAAATTTATCATATCTCTGATTCGTAATACGGCACCAATCTGGAACACCATCCTGATTAGAATCCGTAAAGATACTAAATTGTTTCGCTAAATTAAAATAATAATGTTTCCCTTTTGTTATTCCGGATTGTCCTAAAGTAAAAATAACCTCACTTCCGTTGCGCTTTTGAACCAACTCCGTACAAGCTATCTCATATCCATCTATAATCCGGCAAAAAAAAGACCTTCCGGAAATTCCTTTAACAATCATACGCTTGTTAGCCGCTCCACCGGATGACCAGCCGCCATCCACGGATCCAAAATTAACTTCAGTGGGAAAATTTCCTTCCCCATTGCCTAGATTACACTTTAATAAAGGATATTTATCTGTCCCGACCACTAAACGACAAAAATCGTCTTTCCGATCGTTATTAATATCCGCAAACATATACGAATCCTCATAACCAGTATCGCTCATTGTAGTTTCTGCGACGAAACCAAGTTTTCCATTGTTCAGTATAGGCCTACATTCCATTTTACTTTTCGATGTAACATAGCATAGACCGCCCACATAGTCCGATAAACTCACAAAAGTTCCATTACTAGACGCAGCTTGAGAGATGAGAGTTTTAAAAGGTGGAAGAATCGGTATTTTACTTTTCTTTCGACTTACATTGGAAATTTTTTGAGCGGTATTTAAAAATGCCTGCTTCAAATAACATCTTCCATTATTAAGTCTACGCAAAGGCGCATCACACCCTGCGACATGTACAAAAAATTCATTCCCCCATCTAGGATCGCCTTGAGGAAATCCAGCTAACTCCGGAAGTCCGGGCGAAGAAGTGGCATTCGCAAACGTCTCTCGATCGAATATAGGATTATGTTCGAATAAACCGGGGTCATCTAAACTAAAATTAAAATTACTCGAAAAGCGAGTCCACCCATAAACTTGATTCCAATAAATTCGATTCAACGCAACAGACTCTGCTGTCGAATTAGAAGGAGTATAAGGACCGAGAGAACCTTGTACATCCACAATATTAAATCCTCCGGCAATCTGATAAATGTAATAATCTCCAGAAATATTCGATTGTGCAGAAATAAGTGCGTGTATAAAATTCCTGAACAAGCTAATATAACCTGATCTTTCGCTATTAACTCGGGGAGTAACGTGGTTTAACAATGAAAAGTCTATATTTGTAGAATCGATAGATGCTCCAGCCGACCAAAATCCATCCGAAGCGCTTACTTGCTCAGGAGTTAAAGCAGTAGCCAGATAAAAAACCTCCGCAGGAGGCGTAGCGACCTGATTTTCGTGCGCTCCCTCAACAATATTGACCGGATCAGGAAGAGGTCTTTCCCGATTTGCATACAGATTTTTTAAAGTCCCTAATAAAAAGGAAACGATTAGAATCATTAAAATTTTTTGCATAATTTTTCACCTTTTATCATTCTTTTAACTTCCCAATGAAAATAGAATTCTCATTGATCTTGGGATTATAACGTGCTTAAATTATAATCTACTTATTTTTAAGATATATAAGGTTAAGATTCTAAGGATCAAATTTCCGCACGAAATCATCGTGTTCTGACCGTCATCAAATCAAAAATGATTTGATATGAAGTTTCCATAAGATATATATAATCTAAGCTTTTACTACTCGGACGTGTGAAAATGATACTCGAAAATAACTATTCCTTACGTTCGAGTGGTAGCAATTCTTCATACCATGAGTCTTGAATACTCGGAAGGCTTATTCCCAAATGCGGTTGATTCATAAATAACCTGAGTTTGGCGTAAGAAATCCATGATTCATTTTTCTGAAAAGAATCGGAATTTGAACTTTGTAAATCTATTCTTAAAATGCAGGAATCACCACAAATCACGATCTTACAAACAAATTCTGAAATTGTAGGAATTTCTACTTTTAGAAAATTCTTTCTTATTTTCTCCAGGAACTCACGTTAATCTATTACTAATCCCTATAAAATAGAGTACCGTTAATTTGAGTATAAATCCCGCGTTTAGACACAGAATTTTAGACACTCTATTACGTAGAGATGAGTAAGTGGGTTAATTGCATATTCCTTTTTTCCAAAAAAACCTTCTTTGAATTTGAAATCCAAATACAATTTACAACTTCTACTTTCTCCCTTACGCCGAACTCACGTTAAATAGAAAATTTTTCTAATTACAGAATTGAAATTTTACAATTTATCAATAGAGTTTTTGAAAAATTAATTCTCCACTTGCTTCCGTTTCATTGAAATAGACCATTGAAACGGTTTTGTTAAACTTCATCATTGAATTTTTCAATAACTCTAATGTACAAAATATTTTACAATTACATGGTTTATATATGAATCAGCTAATGTTTTAAAAGAAATTCGTGAAAAAGAAGGCTGCTTAGAAGGAATTGCCTACAGTAATCGTATAGAATTGATCCCGATAGGAATCTATACCGGTACTCAGTACCATGAATTTTGAGACAAACCTCCCATTTAAAGACCGAATTTTGGTACTTTTATAGTTCCGAATAAGAAATTTAAAAGGGTTTTAAGCGAAATGGAATTAAAACGTATAACCATTCACCAAAATTTAAAAATGTTTAATAATACTGACCGAGAGTAATTGTAACGATAGTCTTATTATTGTCTTTTTTATTAATGCACTCACACTTGATTTGGGCAGATTGAGTGTAATATCCTTGATGAGCTGAAAATCCCGGAGCCGCTTTACAACTTTTGTATATTCCCTCGTTTACTAGACGATTACAAGCTTCTTGAATTGCAGCGGCAGCATCGTTTGCCTGAGAAAATATTTTTCCTGGAATTAAAATTCCCGCTAAAATTAAACTCCCAAAAAACACTGTTTGAAACCATTTTTGAATCACGGAAATTCCTCACTTATGAAGAGAAAATAAATATCCCATCTGTTCAAAATTTCAAGAGATAATTTTCGGAATTATTAATTTAACGCAAGTTCGGCGTAAAGGGAAAGGATTTTCTAAAAGTAGGAGTTCCTACTTTTAGAATTTGTTCGTAAAATCGCGATTTCTTGTAATTTCCACATTTTAAAAATAGATTTACAAAATTCAAATTCCAACAGAAAAATGAATTGCCGAACTTATGTTAACTTACTAAGCGGTTTAGTTGTATTTTCCTTTTTTCCAAAAAAACCTTTTTTGAATTTAAGATCCAAAAACAATTTCCAACTTTGGCTTTTTCATTAACCCGAACTCACGTTAAAATACAAATAAGAGCTTTAATTTTCGCCACCAAAGATAATCAAATTGTAAAATGAAATATCTGGTGTGATTTTTGAAACGCATATAAAAAAACAATTAATGCGAACAATAGAATGTTATTTAAACAACAATTTCATCATTTCAATTCTCTCCTCTTGAAAGCGTTTCATTCCGACTAATTTTTTTCATAATTGATTCTGAGTCCTGAAATCAATTACACCTTTACAAAATACAAACCCTAATTCTAATATGCTCTATGAGATATGAGCCCTTTATTTCGCCTTGTTTCATAAGTAATATAGTTGAATTTCTTTTTTCAAATCGAGAATCGCTGAAGCATAAAATTCAAAGTAGAATTTCCCATACATGCTTCACAAATTTCGAAACCTTCTCCCACCTCTGCAAATTCTTTATTAGAATTTTATTCTTAATGGCAACATCGATTCTCTATGCACAAGGGTCTTCACGTTCCATACCTACCGAAACAAACAGGGAAACTTCAAACAAAAAAAGCGAAATTACCGTTCAAGGTAAAAAAGATCGAAGAGACTATGAAATATTCAAAACCCCAAGTAGCATTTCCAGATTGAATGAACAGGATATTTTAGATACCGGCATATCCAGAGCAAACGATATAGACAAGCAGGTTCCAAACTTTGCAATTATAGATTCCGGTGCCCGTAATTTCACATATTATAATATTCGAGGAATGAGAAGCACGTTATTCAGTGACCCCTCCGTCGGAATGATTGTGGATGGGGTTCCTCTTGCAGATAATGTCGCATTAAATACAGAACTATTTGCTTTGGAAAGCATAGAAGTATATAGAGGTTCCCAAGCCACTGTCTTTGGAAAAAATTTTCAAGGCGGCGTAATTGAAATTAACACTAAAAAACCGAATAACATGCCTCAAGGAAGAGTTACGGTCGATTTGGGGAACTATAAAAAGAAGGAATATTCTTTTTTTTACAATACACCCCTGATCAAAAACAAACTTTACATAGGTGTTTCTGGAAAATCGACCCAAAGGAGCGGGTACTTAAACAATATAATGGGATTCAATTATCCTAATAATCTCACTTCAGACATACCTATCGAAATTCGTAAAACTCATCCCGATAGAAGGAGGGGGAAATCCGGAAGATTCAGACTGTATTGGACGCCTACAAAAAATCTTGAAATCGATCTGCAGGCAAACGCCGAAAGTTTTGACGACGGTTCTTTGAATATAGTCAATTATCTTGCCTCTAAATCAGAAAGAAAAAAAAGTTTAATAAAAGGATGCGCTGTAAGTCCCGAGAGCTGCGAAAAAAATTTTCGAACTTATCTCAATCGTACAAAATCGGTTCGAA
The nucleotide sequence above comes from Leptospira weilii. Encoded proteins:
- a CDS encoding enterotoxin A family protein, with protein sequence MQKILMILIVSFLLGTLKNLYANRERPLPDPVNIVEGAHENQVATPPAEVFYLATALTPEQVSASDGFWSAGASIDSTNIDFSLLNHVTPRVNSERSGYISLFRNFIHALISAQSNISGDYYIYQIAGGFNIVDVQGSLGPYTPSNSTAESVALNRIYWNQVYGWTRFSSNFNFSLDDPGLFEHNPIFDRETFANATSSPGLPELAGFPQGDPRWGNEFFVHVAGCDAPLRRLNNGRCYLKQAFLNTAQKISNVSRKKSKIPILPPFKTLISQAASSNGTFVSLSDYVGGLCYVTSKSKMECRPILNNGKLGFVAETTMSDTGYEDSYMFADINNDRKDDFCRLVVGTDKYPLLKCNLGNGEGNFPTEVNFGSVDGGWSSGGAANKRMIVKGISGRSFFCRIIDGYEIACTELVQKRNGSEVIFTLGQSGITKGKHYYFNLAKQFSIFTDSNQDGVPDWCRITNQRYDKFDLNCWWSLGNQQFSNHVQITDLMGNSNSDVIASIRIMNPLIQDFCYLPKNQLKSSVRCYNFPSQKQYESSTGFNYVTRLMEAKGLMRKDGYSLCATEVRNPGKTMRLSCVSKGSAKSNLGFTPVFSTVDFEDYHNILNEKQTKIVYSNGRSLFCTIGANDVKCIPLNQDGPTCQRVVQAHTRSVKTLKSGLTGLENFQGKNECLALNNKDRCFNKNGICYKWGY